The Pyrenophora tritici-repentis strain M4 chromosome 10, whole genome shotgun sequence genome contains a region encoding:
- a CDS encoding RhgB-N multi-domain protein — translation MLFKSTLLAVATLSAPALAAFGVTQTGTNIVVDTGSTATLVFTVDSTNCDIISLKYQGEELQDSKGGSQINSGLGSATVKFETVGNQYIKITCVAGTLTQYMVAKSGEANIYMATSTTAEPAVGELRFLARIKNTVLPLEYPFGVVSTTNGETSTVEGSDVFIVGSQTRSKFYSSQRFIDDAVHCVYRDTTPIHACLVMNFYSYETSSGGPFHRDINTNNRPEESSLTFYMNSNHVQLEAFRQGLHGPYALTFTGSSVPSGGSSLDTTFFKDLSIPGYVGPSARGTVTGSATGVASGLQTVVHWYNSAAQYWAYADGSGKFTSPAMKPGTYTQVLYQGEFKVGASTVSVSAGAATTANIAASTDKRTTIWQIGVWDGQPKGFRNADKQLRMHPSDARMESWDPLTYTVGTSTLDSVPMAIIQGKNPFTIKFSSTETGATTLRIGTTLAFQGCRPAVVVNSFSPATPAAPTLIDSRGFTRGAYRGFGEVYDYALPAGTLLSSNSITISCASGSSGTGFLAPNVILDAIELFK, via the exons ATGTTGTTCAAGAGCACATTGCTGGCTGTGGCCACGCTCTCCGCGCCAGCTTTGGCAG CTTTTGGCGTTACACAGACTGGTACCAATATTGTTGTTGATACAGGCTCGACTGCCACTCTAGTCTTCACTGTAGACTCCACGAACTGCGATATCATTTCGCTCAAGTACCAGGGCGAGGAGCTGCAGGACTCCAAGGGAGGGTCACAAATTAATTCTGGGCTTGGCAGTGCGACGGTTAAGTTTGAAACAGTTGGAA ACCAGTATATCAAAATTACTTGTGTTGCGGGTACCCTAACGCAATACATGGTTGCAAAGTCCGGAGAAGCAAATATATACATGGCGACATCTACCACCGCTGAGCCCGCCGTTGGGGAACTACGCTTCCTTGCTCGTATCAAGAACACTGTGCTACCTCTGGAGTATCCTTTTGGTGTCGTGTCGACGACTAATGGAGAAACTTCCACAGTCGAGGGCTCAGATGTCTTCATTGTAGGCAGCCAGACACGGAGCAAGTTTTATTCCAGCCAACGCTTCATCGATGATGCTGTT CACTGCGTATACCGCGACACAACCCCGATTCATGCCTGTCTTGTCATGAACTTCTACTCCTATGAGACCTCCTCCGGTGGTCCTTTCCACCGCGacatcaacaccaacaacagACCCGAAGAATCATCTCTAACTTTCTATATGAACAGCAATCACGTGCAGCTCGAAGCATTCCGCCAGGGCTTGCACGGCCCATATGCACTAACATTCACCGGTTCCTCCGTCCCATCCGGCGGCTCCTCCCTCGACACCACTTTCTTCAAAGACCTCAGCATCCCCGGCTACGTCGGCCCCTCTGCCCGCGGCACCGTGACCGGCTCAGCAACAGGCGTTGCCTCTGGTCTCCAAACTGTTGTCCACTGGTACAACAGCGCAGCCCAATACTGGGCCTACGCCGACGGTTCCGGAAAATTCACCTCCCCAGCCATGAAACCAGGAACGTACACCCAAGTCCTGTACCAAGGCGAATTCAAAGTCGGCGCCTCCACCGTTTCTGTCTCCGCCGGCGCTGCCACCACAGCAAACATCGCCGCGTCTACCGACAAGAGAACGACGATCTGGCAGATTGGTGTTTGGGACGGCCAACCAAAGGGGTTCCGCAACGCGGATAAACAGCTTAGGATGCATCCTTCGGACGCGCGCATGGAATCTTGGGATCCGCTTACGTATACCGTTGGTACTAGTACCCTAGATAGCGTGCCCATGGCTATCATTCAGGGAAAGAACCCCTTCACTATCAAGTTTTCCAGCACGGAGACGGGAGCTACGACACTTCGCATTGGTACTACCCTCGCTTTCCAGGGCTGTAGGCCCGCTGTCGTGGTTAATAGTTTTAGCCCTGCGACGCCTGCGGCGCCCACGCTGATTGATTCCCGAGGCTTTACGAGAGGGGCGTATCGCGGGTTCGGCGAGGTTTACGATTATGCTCTCCCGGCTGGTACGCTGCTTAGTAGTAATAGTATTACGATTAGTTGTGCGAGTGGGAGTTCGGGGACTGGGTTTTTGGCGCCTAATGTTATTCTGGATGCGATAGAGTTGTTTAAGTGA
- a CDS encoding class II aldolase — protein sequence MSVGYFPKREKVGLEDLFKGLVTACHILHNNDIVDAYGHISVRSPDNPATFWMPCNMPPALVSSPDDLVEYNVDGAEAVEKNPKPGYLERHIHSEIYKRFPAVNSVVHSHASDVLPYCVSGVPLKNTIHMAGFLGTNVPVWDASSHYPSDSKHDLLIRDNILGASLAAAFKPATSTGFIYSKVRSALPTQFGGASSEPKMEPDHAVVLLQGHGFTTVAHGIEEAVYQAIYTKEAAKAQTAALTILNAHTGYALEGKVDVESGGKIKSGHAKGEGGALKYLSDRECHDAWESISATLTRPWALWCRQVEVNPLYKNECPTGVD from the exons ATGTCTGTCGGATACTTCCCTAAACGCGAAAAGGTCGGCCTAGAAGATCTCTTCAAAGGCCTTGTCACAGCCTGCCATATTCTCCACAACAATGACATCGTCGACGCATATGGTCATATATCAGTGCGATCGCCCGATAACCCGGCAACATTCTGGATGCCATGCAACATGCCTCCAGCATTAGTCAGCTCGCCAGATGATTTAGTCGAGTATAACGTCGATGGCGCCGAAGCAGTCGAAAAGAACCCGAAGCCGGGGTATTTGGAGCGACATATCCATAGCGAGATCTACAAGAGGTTTCCAGCAGTCAACAGTGTAGTTCACAGCCATGCTAGCGATGTTCTGCCATATTGTGTTAGTGGTGTACCACTAAAGAACACCATTCACATGGCTGGTTTCTTAG GCACCAATGTACCCGTATGGGATGCCTCGAGTCACTATCCCTCTGACTCGAAACATGATCTCCTCATCCGCGACAACATACTCGGCGCCTCTCTCGCAGCAGCCTTCAAGCCTGCAACGTCCACCGGGTTCATCTACTCCAAAGTACGCTCTGCACTGCCCACACAGTTCGGCGGCGCGTCCTCAGAACCGAAAATGGAGCCTGATCACGCTGTCGTCCTCCTACAAGGACATGGTTTCACAACGGTCGCGCATGGCATCGAGGAAGCGGTGTACCAGGCCATCTACACGAAAGAGGCCGCAAAGGCACAGACGGCCGCTTTGACCATTTTGAATGCACATACAGGCTATGCGCTCGAGGGCAAGGTCGACGTGGAGTCCGGTGGGAAGATCAAGTCGGGTCATGCGAAGGGTGAGGGCGGCGCCCTGAAGTATCTGAGCGACAGAGAATGTCATGATGCATGGGAATCAATATCAGCTACGCTTACGAGGCCTTGGGCGCTTTGGTGTCGCCAGGTGGAGGTCAATCCGCTGTACAAAAACGAGTGTCCTACAGGCGTGGATTGA